In Candidatus Buchananbacteria bacterium CG10_big_fil_rev_8_21_14_0_10_42_9, the following are encoded in one genomic region:
- the rsmI gene encoding 16S rRNA (cytidine(1402)-2'-O)-methyltransferase, with translation MHNELTMATLYIVATPIGNLEDITFRAVETLMKVDLIACEDTRHTKRLLERYKIITPCISYHQYSKAPQVQKIIQELKAGKNIALVTDAGTPGISDPGNKLVAAVSAYPDITVVAIPGPSALTAAASISGLPTDEFLFLGFLPHKKGRETLFKEINESQRTVIFYESTHRIVKTLERLAEVLPPQRQIAVARELTKQFETIYRGNTQEVLEKLKNDSTKGEFVVIVEGR, from the coding sequence ATGCATAATGAGCTTACTATGGCAACGCTTTACATTGTCGCAACGCCAATCGGAAATTTGGAAGATATTACTTTTCGGGCGGTAGAAACTTTAATGAAAGTTGATTTAATCGCTTGTGAAGACACGCGGCACACTAAACGCCTATTAGAGCGTTACAAAATAATTACGCCTTGCATTAGCTATCACCAGTACAGCAAAGCGCCCCAAGTGCAAAAAATTATTCAGGAGTTAAAGGCTGGTAAAAATATTGCGTTAGTCACCGACGCCGGCACACCGGGAATTTCTGATCCCGGCAATAAGCTGGTGGCCGCAGTAAGTGCCTATCCAGACATTACGGTAGTCGCAATTCCTGGACCAAGCGCGCTCACGGCGGCGGCTTCCATTTCCGGATTGCCGACGGATGAATTTTTATTCTTAGGATTTTTACCGCACAAAAAAGGGAGAGAGACGTTATTCAAAGAAATCAATGAAAGCCAACGCACAGTTATTTTTTACGAATCAACGCATCGCATTGTAAAAACACTGGAACGATTAGCTGAAGTTTTGCCGCCCCAAAGACAGATAGCTGTAGCCCGTGAGCTAACCAAGCAATTTGAAACCATTTATCGGGGAAACACACAAGAAGTTTTGGAAAAGTTAAAAAACGATTCAACTAAAGGCGAATTTGTGGTAATTGTTGAGGGGAGATAG
- a CDS encoding DNA (cytosine-5-)-methyltransferase, which yields MHITQILRKNQTPWEQRLRSQLRNRNINNLKFRRQFKIGPYVADFYCHDKKLVIECDGSQHLKNEEDKKRQQYLGANSYTVLRFWNNEIDDNIEGVVKTIIDNT from the coding sequence ATGCACATAACTCAAATCTTGAGGAAAAATCAGACCCCATGGGAGCAAAGGTTACGGTCGCAATTAAGAAATAGAAATATAAACAATTTAAAATTTAGGAGACAATTCAAGATCGGCCCATATGTTGCCGATTTTTATTGTCATGATAAAAAACTAGTCATTGAGTGTGATGGAAGCCAGCATTTGAAGAATGAAGAAGATAAAAAACGCCAGCAATACCTTGGAGCCAACAGCTATACAGTTTTAAGGTTTTGGAATAATGAAATTGATGATAATATAGAAGGTGTAGTTAAAACCATAATTGATAATACGTAA
- a CDS encoding hydrolase TatD: MPSLIDSHSHPHFQAFKDDWREVIDSALAKDTWALLVGTQQETSKRGVEIAEMYDEGVYASIAIHPVHRHPSHYDENEISFQTRGEVFGYETYKKLAQSKKVVAIGESGLDYFHVPEGFDQNQVKQDQAKMFREHIELALELNLPMSIHCREAYDDLYNILKDYPKLRGVAHCYLGDVKQAEKFFKLGLYIGVTGIVTFKNAKQLHEVVKTVPLERILVETDCPYLTPEPHRGKRNLPEYVEFVARRIADLRKMDYNAVAEATTKSARSLFNI, from the coding sequence ATGCCAAGCTTAATTGATTCACATTCGCATCCTCATTTCCAAGCCTTCAAGGATGACTGGAGGGAAGTTATTGATAGCGCATTAGCCAAAGATACTTGGGCACTGCTTGTGGGAACCCAGCAAGAAACAAGTAAGCGCGGAGTAGAAATTGCCGAAATGTATGACGAAGGCGTGTATGCCAGCATTGCGATTCATCCGGTGCACCGCCACCCGAGTCACTATGACGAAAACGAAATAAGTTTTCAGACACGAGGCGAAGTGTTTGGGTATGAAACCTATAAAAAGTTAGCCCAGAGTAAAAAAGTGGTGGCGATTGGCGAGAGTGGGTTAGATTATTTTCATGTACCAGAAGGTTTTGATCAAAATCAGGTAAAGCAAGACCAAGCCAAAATGTTTCGCGAACATATTGAATTGGCGTTGGAATTAAATTTACCAATGTCCATTCATTGCCGGGAGGCCTATGACGATTTGTACAACATTTTGAAAGATTACCCAAAACTTAGAGGGGTGGCGCATTGTTATTTAGGCGATGTGAAGCAAGCTGAAAAATTTTTTAAGCTAGGATTATATATTGGCGTTACCGGCATTGTCACTTTTAAAAATGCTAAACAGCTACATGAAGTTGTTAAAACTGTGCCGTTAGAACGAATATTGGTTGAAACCGATTGCCCGTATTTAACGCCTGAACCGCATCGAGGCAAGCGCAATTTGCCAGAGTACGTTGAATTTGTGGCGCGCCGCATCGCTGATTTGCGAAAAATGGATTATAATGCAGTGGCGGAGGCGACAACCAAAAGCGCAAGAAGTTTATTTAATATTTAA
- a CDS encoding methionine--tRNA ligase, protein MTKKVLITNSIPYVNAAPHIGHVLEYVQSDVLARFHRQRGSEVFYLTGSDDNALKNVQVAEAKDVPTQKLVDQNAALFVKLKDKLEISRDGFIRTASKEHFAGAQKLWLACKKSDIYKKSYEGLYCVGCEQFYLEDDLVDGKCPTHKKELEQVAEENYFFKLTNYQEALEKLIAFDTLKIYPKSRRNEILSFIKSGLQDFSISRSVERARGWGVPVPGDKSQVIYVWFDALSNYITGLGYGQEKNKNYKNFWSKKSFKAHVIGKDIIRFHTVYWPAMLLSAGLPLPNAVYVHGFLTVDGHKMSKSLGNVVDPFDLIKRFGTEPVRFYFTKHVSTTQDGDYSEDRFKEAYNADLANGLGNLVSRVAGLIEQNNVKITSGRESANLKAQAEIDAAIEEFDFTRALELIWFNVQLTDQLISEARPWDLAKARADKKLETVLSEAAGNILAIGEALIPFLPQTAEKIVKQFSAKKIKKGKPLFERIK, encoded by the coding sequence ATGACAAAAAAAGTATTAATCACTAATTCAATTCCGTACGTCAATGCCGCCCCGCATATCGGCCATGTTTTGGAATATGTCCAATCTGATGTCTTGGCCCGGTTTCACCGCCAAAGAGGATCGGAAGTTTTTTATTTAACCGGCAGTGACGACAACGCGTTAAAAAATGTACAGGTAGCTGAAGCCAAAGACGTTCCGACTCAAAAGTTAGTTGATCAAAACGCGGCATTATTCGTTAAACTTAAAGACAAATTGGAAATTTCTCGTGACGGTTTTATTCGCACCGCTTCCAAAGAGCACTTTGCCGGCGCCCAAAAGCTGTGGTTGGCATGCAAGAAATCGGACATTTATAAAAAATCTTACGAAGGTTTATATTGCGTTGGCTGTGAGCAATTTTACTTAGAAGATGATTTAGTTGACGGGAAATGCCCAACTCACAAAAAAGAATTGGAGCAAGTGGCCGAAGAAAATTATTTTTTTAAATTGACTAACTATCAAGAAGCTTTAGAAAAATTAATCGCTTTCGATACATTAAAAATTTATCCAAAGTCGCGCCGAAACGAAATTTTAAGTTTTATCAAATCTGGCTTGCAAGATTTTAGTATTTCCCGTTCAGTTGAACGTGCCCGCGGTTGGGGAGTGCCAGTGCCCGGGGATAAAAGCCAAGTGATTTATGTTTGGTTTGACGCGTTAAGTAATTATATTACCGGCCTTGGTTATGGCCAAGAGAAAAATAAAAATTACAAAAATTTTTGGAGCAAAAAATCCTTTAAGGCACATGTGATTGGTAAAGACATTATTCGCTTTCATACTGTTTATTGGCCAGCCATGTTATTGTCCGCGGGGTTGCCGCTGCCTAACGCGGTTTATGTCCACGGCTTTTTAACTGTTGACGGCCACAAAATGTCGAAATCGCTTGGCAATGTAGTTGACCCGTTTGATTTAATTAAGCGTTTTGGCACCGAACCTGTCCGTTTTTATTTCACTAAGCATGTTTCCACTACTCAAGACGGCGATTATTCCGAAGACCGCTTTAAGGAAGCTTATAACGCTGATTTAGCTAACGGTTTAGGCAATTTAGTAAGCCGGGTAGCTGGTTTAATTGAGCAAAATAATGTTAAGATAACTTCAGGCCGGGAGTCAGCTAATTTAAAAGCTCAAGCTGAAATTGATGCGGCGATAGAAGAATTTGATTTCACCCGGGCACTTGAGCTAATTTGGTTTAATGTGCAGCTAACCGATCAATTAATTTCTGAAGCGCGGCCATGGGATTTGGCAAAAGCCAGGGCGGATAAAAAATTGGAAACGGTATTAAGTGAAGCAGCCGGCAATATTTTAGCCATTGGTGAGGCTTTAATTCCATTCTTACCCCAAACGGCGGAAAAAATTGTTAAACAATTTTCGGCAAAAAAAATCAAAAAGGGTAAACCGCTATTTGAAAGGATTAAATAA